Below is a genomic region from Coprobacter tertius.
CTTTATCTCGGACGATGCCGTTTCATCCCATCGAGGTGATACTTTGCAACGGGCATTTATATTAAAATCTTCCGTAAAAGCATCGATGTAATCGGCGCCTATTCGGTCGTTTTGCAAATAAGATTCCACATTGGGAGCTTTCCATTGTGAAAAAGATGCTTTTATTCCCGTTTCGTAACAAGTTCCCGGGTTTTCAGACGTCCACCCTCTTAATGCGGCTTCTGCTCGTAAAAACCAAGTCTCTGCTGCTGTAAAAAGTATTGCGTCGGTAGTGGGATTTACGGTTATTTTCGAGTGTGTGATATAATACTGATGCCCGAAACAAGTTCCCTGCCGTATCCCTTTAAAACGGCCTTTTAGCGTAATGGTGACCGAATCATTTCCGTATCTGTCTTTTAAGGTGATATCTTTTGTACAAGGTTCGAAAAAGAGGTTTCGCCTAGGATCTTCATATCCATTTAAAATCGATTCCATCGAGGCATTCATGTATACTTCGTCCCAGGTACGATTAATTTCTCCTAACGGATTGAGATATCCACTATTGGTAGATACGGCTACTGGTTTTTCTGAATTATCTAATATTCCTCCGGGATGTTCTAACGCCGCTTTGAATTCTTTTTCTGCCGTTTGCGGTTCAACCATAGCTATTCGTATAGCAAGTCTCATGCGCAGCGAATTGGCGAATTTTATCCACGAACTGTATTTTCCGTCTAACAAAATGTCGTAAGGGGAGAAACGGGATTCGTTATCTTCCTCGTTAATGTAATTTGAAAGTATGTTTACGGCAGTTTCTAAATCATTGAAAAAAGTCTTATATGCTTCTTCCTGGGTATCGGGAATATAATAACGGTCTTTATTCCCGAACGAACGGTAGATTATCGGACCGTAGCAATCTGTCAGACGATGCATGATCTCGACTTTAAGAATCAGGGTAATAGCATATAAATCGGGATAATTTATTTTCGTAAGTTTTTCGGCACGGATGATTTGTGGCATGATATATGAATTGGTATATATCCAGAATGTTTCATTCCAACCTTCTTGAAGATTGTAGTCAGAATTGGAACTGCCACCGTTAAATGGTTTATAATCGTGCATATAACCGCTATACATATCTGCATTGAGATTAAACATCAGTTGATAGGGCCAGTTTTTTCCTTTGCCGAAGTCGTAATTGAAATATATTCCTTCTTGTATAATACCCAGAATAATCCCCGGATTATTATCGTCGATGCCTGTTTTGTCAGTGTTATAGTTTTCGAATCGATCGGTGCATGCCGGTAAGAGGCCTGCTGAAAAGATCAGGCTGAATGTTAATATGATCGGGTATAATTTGTAAGCATTCATTATATTTCACATTTTATACTGAATCCGAAACTTCGAGTCGTGGGCATCCCGTATGAGTCTATCCCTTGATTATCATTGCCGGTTGAAAGTACGAGTTCCGGGTCGAACGGGGCTTTTTTAAATAAAAAAAACAGATTCCGGGCAATAAACGAGAACTGTATTTGCTTAAAAATACGGGTTTGTCGTAATAATTTGTCGGGTAGGGAATAACCGACAGATAATTCTCTCAAACGTATGTTAGTGGCATTATACATATAGTATTCGGTCACTCCCGACCGGCCCCCGACTATATTTTTATAAAATCCTTTTATATTCGTTATTTTATGCCCTTCGAGATTTACATATCCTTGGTTACGGGCATCACCGGTTGCTTTTGTGACCCCGAATTGATCCATATCTGCTTGAGTTTGAGATAATACTTTGCCTCCGAATCGACCGTCGATAAGTAAAGAGAGAATCACATTTCCGAATGAAATATTATTTGCCCAACTCAGCAAAAAACGAGGCATACAATTACCTACTTTTATCGTATTGCCTTCTCCATCTACCAAGGGTAAGTCTTTATGCTCTCCGGATGTTTCATAAAGTATATTCCCGTTATCATCTCTTCTAAAAGCTTTGCCATAAATATCTCCGAACGAGCCGCCTTCTTTCAGCCTCATCGCATAACTTGACGAAAATCCATAAGGACCATAGAGAAACATCGGTAATTCATCGTGTAAACGAATAATTTTATTACGATTCATCGAAAAATTTATTCTCGTGTCCCAGTCCCATGACGATGTGCTTACCGGATTGCCTCCGATTGAAAATTCTATACCCCGATTTCTTATATTTCCGGCATTAGCATATCGATAAGCGTATATATCTCCGGTTTGTGCCGGTAGTTTGAAAACCTGGTTGTGAGTATTTGTCTGGTAAACAGTTATATTGAAGTCGAGTCGGTTATCGAAAAATTTCCATTCTGTACCGATTTCGATGGCCTTGGTTCGTTCGGGTTTGAGCGTATTAAATGCGGCTGCATCAGCTAATTGTATATTTCCTCCGGCTCCTAAATGAGAAACGGGATGCGTAATGAAAAGGGGAATATCGTTTCCTACCTGGCTCCAGGATATTCTTATTTTTGAAAGTGAAATTTTTTCCGGGAAATTAAAGGTTTTATTCATTAGCCAACTGGCTCCTGCCGAAGGATAGAAAAAACCTTTTTTTAGATGGGGTGTGAATGCTAATGTACTCGACCAGTCATTACGGAAGCTGGCATCGAAATATATTTCGTTGCGAATGCCTATCTGAAAAGTGCCGAAGACCGATTGCAGCTGTTTTCGAGCCTCTATTTGTTGTGAAATATAAGCGGCTCCACTCATATTGATATTGGCCAGGGTAAAGACATTCGGATATTTAAGGGATGCGTTTTTAGAATCGTAACGTATCGAATTAACTTGGGTGTCGTTTACCGAAGCTCCGATATCGGCATTCAAAGAGAATATTCCGAAATAGTTGTTATATTGTCCTATTATATCTCCGTATCTTTGGGATTCGAGATAGGAATATTCTTCGTATCTACCGTTTTCTCCGGCGAGTGCCGGGGCTGTAGAGGCATAACTTTCTTGGCGCGACATGTCGGATGCATAATCGTAACTACCTCTGGCCTTAATACGGAAGTGCCGGTTTATGTCCCACTGAATAGCAAGTGAGACGAGTGCTCGGTTACGGGAACTTTTACTATGTATCCGATTTATAATCCAGTAGGGATTTTGTTCGAAATCCTGAGTGCCGGATATCCAGTTTTGCTCAGTAAATCCTTTTGCCGAATTATATGTTTCGAAATTTTCTTTATAAAAGGAAATATCCGTTCCGCGAGGAAAACGGTATAAACCGACTAACGGATTCATATAAAATCCGCCGGGTACGGGGCGGTCTTTTATTGTTTGTCTGATCAGATTTACGTTAGCGTCGATGTGGAGGCGTTTGGCAAAAAAAGAAGACGAACTTCTGATATTCAAGTTATGGCGTTCGGTTTTATTGTTACCTATGATTCCTTTTCCGGTAGTATTTGCATATGAAAAATAATTCTGGGCCGTATTGTTCCCTGTTGTCAAGGTAAGGGCTGTGATAGAGGTGAGCCCGGTGTTGAAAAACTGTCCGGCATTATTATATGACGGATAATTTCCTTTTACTCCCCAACTTTCGAACTCATCGCTTGCGCCATAGTTATTTTGAAATTGTGGCAGACAAAATGCTTTATCCACAGTTAAGCTGGTAGAAAATGAGATTTGCTGTATGCCCGGGTTTCCTGATTTTGTAGAGATCAGTATTACTCCGTTTGCTGCCTGACTTCCGTAAAGTGCCGCTGCTGCACCGCCTTTGAGAATACTGATATTTTCGATATCTTCCGGGTTTAAGTTCGATATGCCGTCTCCTCCGTCTCGGTTTCCTCCGTCGGTCGAACTTCCGATAGCGGTATAAGCCTGTTCGTAAGATGTATTCAGTATAGGTATACCATCGATTACAAATAACGGCTGATTATTTCCGCTGGCAGACCGTATGCCTCTGAGCACTAATTTGATGGATCCTCCAAGGCCGGAAGCGTTTTTATTGATTTGCAACCCCGGTATTTTTCCGGCAAGAGCCGAGAGCATATTCATATCTTTTACCTTGTTCAGTTCTTTTCCTTGAATTTGTTCGGCAGAATAAGATAAAGTCGAAATTTCTTTTTCCAATCCGAGCGCTGTAATAATTACATCTTCGAGAGCTATGAAATTCGGTTCGAGGCGGATGTAAATTTCAGATACTTTCCTTGCCGTGATCTCTTGTGTAACATATCCGACAAACGATATTTTAATTGCATCGTTTGTATTTACAGATAAAGAAAAATGGCCTGAAGAATCGGCTATTGTTCCTTCTCCCGATCGGGCATTGTATATATTAGCCCCTTCAAGGGCCTCTCC
It encodes:
- a CDS encoding SusD/RagB family nutrient-binding outer membrane lipoprotein, with protein sequence MNAYKLYPIILTFSLIFSAGLLPACTDRFENYNTDKTGIDDNNPGIILGIIQEGIYFNYDFGKGKNWPYQLMFNLNADMYSGYMHDYKPFNGGSSNSDYNLQEGWNETFWIYTNSYIMPQIIRAEKLTKINYPDLYAITLILKVEIMHRLTDCYGPIIYRSFGNKDRYYIPDTQEEAYKTFFNDLETAVNILSNYINEEDNESRFSPYDILLDGKYSSWIKFANSLRMRLAIRIAMVEPQTAEKEFKAALEHPGGILDNSEKPVAVSTNSGYLNPLGEINRTWDEVYMNASMESILNGYEDPRRNLFFEPCTKDITLKDRYGNDSVTITLKGRFKGIRQGTCFGHQYYITHSKITVNPTTDAILFTAAETWFLRAEAALRGWTSENPGTCYETGIKASFSQWKAPNVESYLQNDRIGADYIDAFTEDFNINARCKVSPRWDETASSEIKLEKIITQKWLAMFPESCEAWAEQRRTGYPRLFPVLINNSKDGCIDTEIMIRRLNFPRSLSQSEPELFKMLQTAFGKPDNAGSRLWWDTGKNF
- a CDS encoding SusC/RagA family TonB-linked outer membrane protein translates to MIKNILITILIVCNIGIIHAQNYNILSKSNYNISETDTLDNFILTGFIFNLKGEALEGANIYNARSGEGTIADSSGHFSLSVNTNDAIKISFVGYVTQEITARKVSEIYIRLEPNFIALEDVIITALGLEKEISTLSYSAEQIQGKELNKVKDMNMLSALAGKIPGLQINKNASGLGGSIKLVLRGIRSASGNNQPLFVIDGIPILNTSYEQAYTAIGSSTDGGNRDGGDGISNLNPEDIENISILKGGAAAALYGSQAANGVILISTKSGNPGIQQISFSTSLTVDKAFCLPQFQNNYGASDEFESWGVKGNYPSYNNAGQFFNTGLTSITALTLTTGNNTAQNYFSYANTTGKGIIGNNKTERHNLNIRSSSSFFAKRLHIDANVNLIRQTIKDRPVPGGFYMNPLVGLYRFPRGTDISFYKENFETYNSAKGFTEQNWISGTQDFEQNPYWIINRIHSKSSRNRALVSLAIQWDINRHFRIKARGSYDYASDMSRQESYASTAPALAGENGRYEEYSYLESQRYGDIIGQYNNYFGIFSLNADIGASVNDTQVNSIRYDSKNASLKYPNVFTLANINMSGAAYISQQIEARKQLQSVFGTFQIGIRNEIYFDASFRNDWSSTLAFTPHLKKGFFYPSAGASWLMNKTFNFPEKISLSKIRISWSQVGNDIPLFITHPVSHLGAGGNIQLADAAAFNTLKPERTKAIEIGTEWKFFDNRLDFNITVYQTNTHNQVFKLPAQTGDIYAYRYANAGNIRNRGIEFSIGGNPVSTSSWDWDTRINFSMNRNKIIRLHDELPMFLYGPYGFSSSYAMRLKEGGSFGDIYGKAFRRDDNGNILYETSGEHKDLPLVDGEGNTIKVGNCMPRFLLSWANNISFGNVILSLLIDGRFGGKVLSQTQADMDQFGVTKATGDARNQGYVNLEGHKITNIKGFYKNIVGGRSGVTEYYMYNATNIRLRELSVGYSLPDKLLRQTRIFKQIQFSFIARNLFFLFKKAPFDPELVLSTGNDNQGIDSYGMPTTRSFGFSIKCEI